A window from Citrus sinensis cultivar Valencia sweet orange chromosome 3, DVS_A1.0, whole genome shotgun sequence encodes these proteins:
- the LOC102626638 gene encoding polyadenylate-binding protein RBP47A-like has protein sequence MIEMNGVYCSSRPMHIDVATPKKASGYRQQCSSQALVLAGGPASNGARVQGSDGESNNATIFVGALDFNVSDKDLREPFSHFGEILSVKIPVGKGCGFVQFANRKDVEVALQKLQGAAIGKQTVRLSWSHNPGNKQWRGDHCNHWNGEHYGGQGYSGNGYAFPRNQDPNMYTATTVPGAS, from the coding sequence ATGATCGAAATGAATGGTGTGTATTGTTCAAGTAGGCCGATGCACATAGATGTTGCAACCCCCAAAAAGGCTTCTGGATATCGACAACAGTGTTCTTCACAAGCTCTTGTATTGGCTGGTGGACCTGCGTCAAATGGTGCTAGGGTCCAAGGATCTGATGGTGAGTCCAATAATGCAACTATATTTGTTGGGGCACTTGATTTTAATGTTAGTGATAAGGATCTCAGAGAGCCTTTTTCTCACTTTGGTGAGATTCTCTCTGTTAAAATACCTGTTGGTAAAGGATGTGGGTTTGTGCAATTTGCAAACAGAAAGGATGTTGAGGTTGCATTGCAGAAGTTACAAGGGGCCGCTATAGGCAAGCAAACAGTCCGTCTTTCTTGGAGTCACAATCCTGGGAACAAACAGTGGAGAGGAGATCACTGTAACCACTGGAATGGGGAACACTATGGAGGTCAGGGCTATAGTGGCAATGGATATGCTTTTCCACGAAATCAAGATCCAAACATGTACACTGCAACAACAGTTCCCGGTGCTTCTTAA